A DNA window from uncultured Methanoregula sp. contains the following coding sequences:
- a CDS encoding putative quinol monooxygenase, with protein sequence MILVDAKCTILPERQGDFTGEVRNILNKVRAEAGCHRYELFADAHHTGVFHFIEEWESQEHLDKHLTQPHMQEYFAKTAPWRAAPIELTLYEIRSSRSTTLG encoded by the coding sequence ATGATCCTTGTTGATGCCAAGTGTACAATCCTGCCTGAACGGCAGGGAGATTTTACCGGAGAAGTCCGGAATATTCTAAATAAAGTCCGTGCGGAAGCCGGGTGCCATCGCTATGAATTATTCGCTGATGCCCACCATACGGGAGTCTTTCATTTTATTGAAGAGTGGGAGAGCCAGGAACATCTCGACAAACACCTTACCCAGCCCCATATGCAGGAATATTTTGCAAAAACAGCACCCTGGCGGGCTGCCCCGATCGAATTGACCCTGTATGAGATCCGGTCATCGCGATCGACGACTCTTGGGTAA
- a CDS encoding cache domain-containing protein, translating to MRRSIFSCIGVLLLGLLLLSAGCTQNPSGATPSTPAATAISSPEKYTSNETLVAFVDSAVVYAKVHGTERALAEFNNRNGSFFKGELYIYAYGFNGTTLAHPINQEKVGKNRDDEGAIGVFVREMGSAVRNGSGFYRFTYVNPLHNNTLESKMGYGVEVDDDWWLGSGVYTGPVEQTLPATMTTKGTQGS from the coding sequence ATGAGAAGATCGATATTTTCATGCATCGGCGTGCTTCTTCTCGGCCTGCTTCTTCTCAGTGCCGGCTGCACACAAAACCCATCCGGTGCAACTCCTTCAACACCCGCGGCAACCGCGATCAGTTCACCAGAGAAATATACATCCAACGAGACACTCGTTGCTTTTGTGGACAGCGCGGTTGTGTACGCAAAAGTCCATGGAACAGAAAGAGCCCTGGCAGAATTCAACAACCGGAACGGCTCGTTCTTCAAAGGCGAACTCTACATCTATGCCTATGGTTTTAACGGCACCACCCTCGCCCACCCGATAAACCAGGAGAAAGTCGGGAAAAACCGCGATGATGAAGGAGCCATCGGGGTCTTTGTCAGGGAGATGGGATCTGCAGTCAGGAACGGGAGCGGTTTCTACCGGTTCACGTACGTCAACCCGCTCCACAACAACACGCTCGAATCGAAGATGGGATACGGGGTCGAAGTGGATGATGACTGGTGGCTTGGCTCCGGGGTCTACACCGGGCCGGTTGAGCAGACCCTTCCTGCCACCATGACAACAAAAGGAACACAGGGGAGTTGA